The genome window CGTCTCGCTCTCCTTCGTGACGACAGCGCGCCGCTCGAATCCACCAGCAGCCACGCGAAACCGATCGAAGAGCCGCTCCTTAGCCGAACACTCCCGCGAGCACAAGGCGGCTCTGCGATTCGTATATGCGGGCGCGTGGCCCGCGGCGCACTACTCCCGTTCGATCAACAAGCTCTGCACCGAGCGGCCGATCGGACCGTGCTCGTCGTAGAGCCGGCTTTCGGCGAGGCCGACGCCGAGCGGGTCGGGGAGCGTCGTCGACTCGAGGGCAACCCACTCGCCGACGGGATGGCGGTGCAGGTAGATCGTGAGGTCGGGGTTGATGAAGCGATAGCCGTCGCGACGGCTCACCATCCAGCTGATGCCGTTTCCGAAGTCGGCGGCCGCGGCGACGCGTGAGAGCCGTGAGGTCGCCTCGCCGGCGACCAGCGGCACGCGGAGGCGGATCCAGGCGGTCGCCGGTCCCGGCTCCTCGAAGCTGCCGGCGACGAAGAGCATCTCGATCGCGCCGGAATGGAAGCCGGAGTACTGGACCTGCGCGGCCCACGGGGGCAGGCTCGCCACGCCGCTCGTCGGCGGCGGCGGGTGCCCGACCGGCGCCGCGCCTTCCGGCAGCGGCACCCGCCCGCGCCGGAGGCGGAGCCCGCTCGCGCGTGCGACCTCGACGCCCGTGGCGGCGACGGCGAGCGACGCCTCCACGAGCTGCACCTTCTTTCCCGGGCGCGCGAGCCGCGTCGCGAGCCGGAGCGGCGCGATCGGAACGGGACGCAGGAGATCGACCGTGACCCGCACGACGAGCATCGCGTCGCCGCCGTCGAAGCGCTCGATGGCGCGGGCCAGGAGGGCGGCGGGCGCGCCGCCGTGCTGCGCCTCGGGCGTCCACGGACCGCGTGCGAGATCGGTGGGGAGGACGACGTCGCCGTCCGCCACGAATACGGAATCGCTCATGGACGGGAAGACCTAACCGGGCGCCGGAGCTACCGCCAGAGGTGCGTTGCGCGTCAGAGGCCGAGAACGTCGCGCATGCCGTAGACGCCCGGCCGCTGCTTCGCGAGCCAGAGCGCCGCGCGAAGTCCCCCGCGCGCCAGGCACTCGCGGCTCTGCGCGCGGTGCGCCAACTCCAAGCGTTCGCCCGCGCCGAGGAAGTACACGGTGTGGTCGCCGACGACGTCGCCGCCGCGGACCGCGAGGACGCCAAGCTCCTCGTCCTGGCGCGGGCCGGGCTCGCCCTCGCGGCCGAATACGCCGCGGCCGGCGAGCGGCCGCCCCTGCGCGGCCGCCGCGACCTCGCCGAGGCGGAGCGCAGTGCCGCTCGGCGCATCGCGCTTCAGCTTGTGGTGGATCTCGACGATCTCGACGTCGAACGACGGCCCGAGTGCCGCGACCGCCTGCTCGATCAGGCGCTCGAGCACCGCGACGCCGACGCTCATGTTGGGTGCGATGACGCTGCGCGTGCGCGCGGCGAGCGTCTCGGCCTGCGCGCGCTCGTCGGCGGTGAAGCCGGTCGTGCCGACGACGATCGCCGCGCCCGTTTCGGCGGCGATCGCGAGGTGCTCGAGCGCCGCGGCGGGCGCGGTGAAGTCGAGGGTCACGCTGTTCGCGGGCGGGGCGTAGGCGTCGACGACCTTCACGCCCGTGGCCGCGACGCCGGCGAGCTCGCCCGCGTCGCGGCCGACCGCCGGATGCCCCGGCGCCTCGACGGCGGCCGCGAGGGTCGCGCCGGGATCTTCGAGCACGAGCCGGACGAGCAGCCGGCCCATGCGGCCGGCCGCGCCGCAGACGACGATCGGCGTCATGACGCGAGCAGCCCGAGCCCGCGCAGCGCCGCGGCGAGCTCGGCGCGGCGTCCCGCGTGCGTCATGGCGACGAGCGGCAAGCGGAGTTCGTCGCGGCAGAGGCCGAGGAGCGACAGGCCGTGCTTCAGCGGGATCGGGTTGCTCTCGGTGAACGCCGCGCGCATGAGCGGGAAGAGCCGCCGCTGGATGGCGCGCGCCTCCACGAAGTCGCCGGCGAGCGCCGCGGCCGCGAGGTCGGCCATCTCGCGCGGGACCAGGTTGCCGATCGTCGTGATGACGCCCGCACCGCCGTTCGCGATCACCGTGAGCGTCGTCGAGTCGTCGCCCGAATAGATCTCGAAGTCGTCCGGGACGGCGTGGACGACATCGAGCAGGTGGTCGAGCGCATCCGACTCCTTCAGGCCGATGATGTTCGGGTGCCGCGCCAGCTCGGCGATGGTCGGCGCCTCGATCGCGCGTCCGGTGCGGCCCGGAATGTTGTAGAGGATGATCGGGAGGTCGGCCTCGTCGGCGACCCGGAGGTAGTGGAGCTTCAGTCCCTCCTGCGTCGGGCGGTTGTAGTATGGCGAGATCATGAGGGCCGCGGCGGCGCCGGCCTTCTTTGCCTCGCGCGTCAGACGTACCGCCTCGGCGGTCGCGTTCGATCCCGTGCCGGCGATCACCGGCACGCGCCCGCGCGCTTGCTCGACGGCGAAGCGCACGACCTCGGCGTGCTCCTCGTGCGTGAGGGTGGCGGCCTCGCCGCTCGACCCGCAGGGCACGAGCGCGGAGGAGCCGCCGGCGATCTGGCGCTCGATCATCGCGCCGAACGCCTTCCAGTCGATCGCTCCGTCGGCGAAGGGCGTGGCGAGAGCGACCATGGAGCCGGTGAACCGTGGAGGGCGTGTCGTCATGGGTACCGTCCGTTGGCTGCGCTCAGACGCCGGCCGCGGCGTAGAGCTGTTCGAGATCGACGTCGGCGGTGAAGACCTCGGCCGCCGCGCCGGTCATGAAGACGTGGTCCGGCGCGATCGGAGCGCCGGGGGCGCGCCATTCGACCTCGAGGTCGCCCCCGCGGAGGTGGACGGTGGCGCGCCGGTCGGTCCGATCGGTCAGCACGCCGGCGACGAGCGCGGCGCAGGCGCCGGTGCCGCACGCCATCGTCTCGCCCGAGCCGCGCTCCCACACGCGGAAATCCATGACCGTCCGCGAGCGGACGGCGACGAACTCGGTGTTCACGCGCTTCGGAAAGAACGGGTGGTGCTCGAACTGCGGGCCGATGCGCGGGAGGTCGAGGGCATCGACGTCCGGCACGAACACCACGCAGTGCGGGTTGCCCATCGAGATGCAGGTGATCTCCCAGGTCATGCCCGCGACCTCGAGCGGCTGGTCGATGACGCGCCCCTCGTGTGCCACCGGGATGCGCGGGCCGTCGAGCACGGGCACCCCCATGTCGACGGTGGCGCCGATCGCGCGGCCGTCCGCTCCGACCGCGACCGTGATCGTCTTCGGTCCGTCGTCGGTGTCGATCCGCATCGGGTTCTTCGCACACCCCCGGTCGAAGACGTACTTGGCGACGCACCGGATGCCGTTCCCACACATCTCCCCGCGGCTGCCGTCGGCGTTGTACATCTCCATGCGGCAGTCGGCCCCGTCCGCGGGCCGCACCAGGATGAGCCCGTCGGAGCCGATGCCGTGATGGCGGCGCGCGACGGCGCGCGCGAGGCGGGGCGGATCAGCGACGACGTCGCGGTCCCGGCAATCGACGTACAGGTAGTCGTTGCCGATCCCGTGCATCTTGG of Deltaproteobacteria bacterium contains these proteins:
- a CDS encoding 4-hydroxy-tetrahydrodipicolinate reductase, with protein sequence MTPIVVCGAAGRMGRLLVRLVLEDPGATLAAAVEAPGHPAVGRDAGELAGVAATGVKVVDAYAPPANSVTLDFTAPAAALEHLAIAAETGAAIVVGTTGFTADERAQAETLAARTRSVIAPNMSVGVAVLERLIEQAVAALGPSFDVEIVEIHHKLKRDAPSGTALRLGEVAAAAQGRPLAGRGVFGREGEPGPRQDEELGVLAVRGGDVVGDHTVYFLGAGERLELAHRAQSRECLARGGLRAALWLAKQRPGVYGMRDVLGL
- a CDS encoding thioesterase family protein, whose translation is MSDSVFVADGDVVLPTDLARGPWTPEAQHGGAPAALLARAIERFDGGDAMLVVRVTVDLLRPVPIAPLRLATRLARPGKKVQLVEASLAVAATGVEVARASGLRLRRGRVPLPEGAAPVGHPPPPTSGVASLPPWAAQVQYSGFHSGAIEMLFVAGSFEEPGPATAWIRLRVPLVAGEATSRLSRVAAAADFGNGISWMVSRRDGYRFINPDLTIYLHRHPVGEWVALESTTLPDPLGVGLAESRLYDEHGPIGRSVQSLLIERE
- a CDS encoding diaminopimelate epimerase; translated protein: MTKMHGIGNDYLYVDCRDRDVVADPPRLARAVARRHHGIGSDGLILVRPADGADCRMEMYNADGSRGEMCGNGIRCVAKYVFDRGCAKNPMRIDTDDGPKTITVAVGADGRAIGATVDMGVPVLDGPRIPVAHEGRVIDQPLEVAGMTWEITCISMGNPHCVVFVPDVDALDLPRIGPQFEHHPFFPKRVNTEFVAVRSRTVMDFRVWERGSGETMACGTGACAALVAGVLTDRTDRRATVHLRGGDLEVEWRAPGAPIAPDHVFMTGAAAEVFTADVDLEQLYAAAGV
- a CDS encoding 4-hydroxy-tetrahydrodipicolinate synthase, giving the protein MTTRPPRFTGSMVALATPFADGAIDWKAFGAMIERQIAGGSSALVPCGSSGEAATLTHEEHAEVVRFAVEQARGRVPVIAGTGSNATAEAVRLTREAKKAGAAAALMISPYYNRPTQEGLKLHYLRVADEADLPIILYNIPGRTGRAIEAPTIAELARHPNIIGLKESDALDHLLDVVHAVPDDFEIYSGDDSTTLTVIANGGAGVITTIGNLVPREMADLAAAALAGDFVEARAIQRRLFPLMRAAFTESNPIPLKHGLSLLGLCRDELRLPLVAMTHAGRRAELAAALRGLGLLAS